The following proteins are co-located in the Frigidibacter mobilis genome:
- the plsY gene encoding glycerol-3-phosphate 1-O-acyltransferase PlsY produces the protein MPVITSDTVTLLATVVLAYLLGSVPFGVLITRMMGLGDLRAIGSGNIGATNVLRTGNKGAAAATLILDGGKGAAAVLLARALVGPDAAQLAGLAAFLGHLYPVWLAFKGGKGVATFLGIMLALAWPVGALCCATWLVVAITSRYSSLSALVAAATSVLWMQLTGNHRMVLLGMILTALVYLRHWANIQRLRAGTEPKIGKKG, from the coding sequence ATGCCGGTCATCACTTCGGACACTGTGACGCTGCTGGCCACGGTGGTGCTGGCCTACCTGCTGGGCTCGGTGCCCTTCGGCGTGCTCATCACCCGGATGATGGGCCTTGGCGACCTGCGCGCCATCGGATCGGGCAACATCGGTGCCACCAATGTGCTGCGCACCGGCAACAAGGGCGCGGCAGCGGCAACGCTGATCCTCGACGGCGGCAAGGGCGCGGCGGCAGTGCTGCTGGCGCGCGCCCTGGTCGGGCCGGATGCCGCGCAACTGGCGGGGCTGGCGGCCTTCTTGGGCCACCTCTACCCGGTCTGGCTGGCCTTCAAGGGCGGCAAGGGCGTGGCGACCTTCCTTGGCATTATGCTGGCGCTGGCTTGGCCGGTGGGCGCGCTGTGCTGCGCCACATGGCTCGTGGTGGCGATCACCAGCCGCTATTCCTCGCTCTCGGCGCTTGTGGCTGCCGCGACCTCGGTGCTGTGGATGCAATTGACCGGCAACCACCGCATGGTCCTGCTGGGAATGATCCTGACGGCGCTGGTCTACCTGCGGCACTGGGCCAATATCCAGCGCCTCCGGGCGGGGACAGAGCCGAAGATCGGCAAGAAGGGCTGA
- a CDS encoding glutamate--cysteine ligase → MSIPQSGGGPIEHFDALAAYVASGEKPKADWRIGTEHEKFGFTTGDLLPLPYEGAASVRAMLEGMQARFGWTPIFEQDKIIGLTRDGANVSLEPGGAYELSGAPLETLHQTAAEFDAHMREVAEIAGPMGVGFLGIGAAPVWTHEQMPMMPKGRYRLMTDYMGRVGTHGTQMMYRTCTVQVNLDFASEADMVQKMRVALSLQPVATALCASSPFFEGKLNGHKSWRSRIWRDLDGARTGMLPFMFEEGAGYERWVNYVLDVPMYFVYRDGHYINALGQSFRDFLNGKLPALPGEVPTLSDWADHMTTVFPEARVKKYIEMRGADAGSRDQMVALPALWVGLTYDQGALDAASDLVKGWSHETREGLRKAASIAGLQGEAGGVRLQEMAARVLEISAAGLAARGLGEEVLLDPFRESVASGKVPADRLLDAFHGDWQGDISKVYEATRL, encoded by the coding sequence ATGTCCATTCCACAAAGCGGCGGCGGCCCGATCGAGCATTTCGATGCCCTGGCCGCCTATGTCGCCAGCGGCGAGAAGCCGAAGGCTGACTGGCGCATCGGCACCGAGCATGAGAAGTTCGGCTTCACCACCGGCGATCTGCTGCCGCTGCCCTATGAGGGGGCGGCCTCGGTCCGCGCGATGCTGGAGGGGATGCAGGCCCGCTTTGGCTGGACCCCGATCTTCGAGCAGGACAAGATCATCGGGCTGACCCGCGATGGCGCCAATGTCAGCCTGGAGCCGGGCGGGGCCTATGAACTGTCTGGCGCACCGCTGGAAACGCTGCACCAGACGGCGGCGGAATTCGATGCCCATATGCGCGAAGTGGCCGAGATTGCCGGGCCGATGGGCGTGGGCTTCCTTGGCATCGGTGCCGCGCCGGTCTGGACGCATGAGCAGATGCCGATGATGCCCAAGGGCCGTTACCGGCTGATGACCGACTACATGGGCCGTGTCGGCACGCATGGCACCCAGATGATGTACCGGACCTGCACCGTGCAGGTGAACCTCGATTTCGCCTCCGAAGCCGACATGGTGCAGAAGATGCGCGTGGCGCTGTCACTGCAGCCGGTGGCGACGGCGCTCTGTGCCTCCTCGCCGTTCTTCGAGGGCAAGCTGAACGGGCACAAAAGCTGGCGCAGCCGGATCTGGCGCGATCTGGACGGCGCGCGCACCGGGATGCTGCCCTTCATGTTCGAGGAGGGTGCGGGGTATGAGCGGTGGGTCAACTACGTGCTCGATGTGCCGATGTATTTCGTCTACCGCGACGGGCATTACATCAATGCGCTTGGCCAGTCGTTCCGCGATTTCCTGAACGGCAAGCTGCCGGCGCTGCCCGGCGAGGTGCCGACGCTGTCGGACTGGGCCGATCACATGACCACGGTGTTCCCCGAGGCGCGGGTGAAGAAATACATCGAGATGCGCGGCGCCGATGCTGGATCACGCGATCAGATGGTGGCGTTGCCCGCGCTATGGGTGGGGCTGACCTATGACCAGGGCGCGCTGGATGCCGCCAGCGACCTGGTCAAGGGCTGGAGCCACGAGACGCGCGAGGGGTTGCGCAAGGCGGCCTCGATCGCGGGCCTGCAGGGCGAGGCGGGCGGCGTGCGCCTGCAAGAGATGGCGGCCCGGGTGCTGGAGATTTCGGCGGCCGGGCTGGCGGCGCGGGGCCTTGGCGAAGAGGTCCTGCTGGACCCGTTCCGCGAGAGCGTCGCCAGCGGCAAGGTGCCCGCGGATCGCCTGCTGGACGCGTTCCACGGCGACTGGCAGGGCGATATCAGCAAGGTCTACGAGGCGACCCGGCTGTAA
- a CDS encoding GNAT family N-acetyltransferase, with the protein MIRAARAADAPALEAFLARHPETSMFLRQNLAAHGPEGGAHAHAARFWLLEDAGEVAGVAALTTQGMLLMQVPRLEGLAAVRQVLAGARISGMNGEAGQVARLREALGLSGAPCSLDRTEPLYRLALAALRLPAAGDLQLRAAVPEDAGLLTGWRADYLVETLGAVQGPRTEADAAAQVSALTAQDRLRVLEQAGTPVAMTSFNAVLPDIVQVGGVFTPPARRGRGHARDAVALHLAEARATGAREAILFASGPPAMRAYEGIGFQRIGGYQLVFFESPATVPAP; encoded by the coding sequence ATGATCCGCGCTGCAAGGGCCGCCGATGCCCCGGCGCTGGAGGCGTTTCTGGCGCGGCATCCCGAAACCTCGATGTTCCTGCGCCAGAACCTTGCCGCGCATGGCCCCGAGGGCGGCGCGCACGCCCATGCGGCGCGGTTCTGGTTGCTGGAGGATGCGGGCGAGGTGGCGGGCGTGGCAGCGCTGACCACGCAGGGGATGCTGCTGATGCAGGTGCCCCGCCTTGAGGGGTTGGCCGCGGTGCGGCAGGTGCTGGCCGGCGCGCGCATTTCGGGCATGAACGGCGAGGCGGGGCAGGTCGCGCGGCTGCGCGAGGCGCTTGGGCTGTCGGGCGCGCCCTGCAGCCTTGACCGGACAGAACCGCTTTACCGGCTGGCGCTGGCCGCACTGCGGCTGCCGGCGGCGGGCGATCTGCAGCTGCGGGCGGCCGTGCCCGAAGATGCCGGGCTGCTGACCGGCTGGCGCGCCGATTATCTGGTGGAGACGCTGGGGGCCGTTCAGGGGCCACGGACCGAGGCGGATGCGGCGGCCCAGGTTTCCGCCCTGACCGCGCAGGACCGGCTGCGGGTGCTGGAGCAGGCGGGAACGCCGGTGGCGATGACCAGCTTCAACGCGGTGCTTCCCGATATCGTGCAGGTGGGCGGGGTGTTCACGCCGCCGGCCCGGCGCGGCCGCGGCCATGCCCGTGATGCGGTGGCGCTGCATCTCGCCGAGGCGCGGGCGACGGGGGCGCGCGAGGCGATCCTGTTCGCCTCCGGCCCGCCGGCGATGCGCGCCTATGAGGGGATCGGCTTTCAGCGCATCGGCGGCTACCAGCTGGTGTTCTTCGAAAGTCCCGCCACGGTGCCCGCGCCATGA
- the ubiA gene encoding 4-hydroxybenzoate octaprenyltransferase: protein MTAPTGMPEPETAKPAGQVADAVRGNWVDHTAPAWSRPWLRLARADRPVGTWLLLIPCWWGLALAAAADAPRWSDLWIALACTMGAFLMRGAGCTWNDITDRHIDGAVARTRSRPIPSGQVTAKGAAVWMAAQALIAAAILFTFNGFAIALGIAALVPVAIYPFAKRFTWWPQVFLGLAFNWGALLGWAAHTGSLSWPPVLLYVAGIAWTLFYDTIYAHQDKEDDALIGVKSTARLFGTNTPRWLALFLLATVVLMALAVLIALLPQAAPLTLVLGLAAPWAMGWHLLWQMRKLDIDDPDTCLHLFRSNRDAGLVTTLFLAAAALV, encoded by the coding sequence ATGACCGCGCCCACCGGAATGCCAGAGCCTGAAACAGCCAAACCCGCAGGCCAGGTCGCCGACGCGGTACGCGGCAACTGGGTGGACCATACCGCGCCCGCCTGGTCGCGGCCCTGGCTGCGGCTGGCACGCGCAGACCGGCCGGTGGGCACATGGCTGCTGCTGATCCCCTGCTGGTGGGGCCTTGCCCTTGCCGCCGCCGCCGATGCGCCGCGCTGGTCCGACCTGTGGATCGCGCTGGCCTGCACGATGGGCGCCTTCCTGATGCGCGGCGCCGGCTGCACCTGGAACGACATCACCGACCGGCATATCGACGGCGCGGTCGCGCGCACCCGGTCCCGCCCGATCCCGTCGGGGCAGGTCACCGCCAAGGGCGCCGCCGTCTGGATGGCGGCGCAGGCGCTGATCGCCGCCGCGATCCTGTTCACCTTCAACGGCTTTGCCATCGCCCTTGGCATCGCCGCCCTGGTCCCGGTAGCGATCTATCCCTTTGCCAAACGCTTCACCTGGTGGCCGCAGGTCTTCCTGGGCCTCGCCTTCAACTGGGGCGCGCTCCTCGGCTGGGCCGCCCATACCGGCAGCCTGTCCTGGCCGCCGGTGCTGCTGTATGTCGCAGGCATCGCCTGGACGCTGTTCTACGACACCATCTATGCCCATCAGGACAAGGAGGATGATGCGCTGATCGGCGTGAAATCCACCGCGCGGCTGTTCGGCACCAACACCCCCCGCTGGCTGGCGCTGTTCCTGCTGGCGACCGTGGTGCTGATGGCGCTGGCGGTGCTGATCGCCCTTCTGCCCCAGGCCGCGCCCCTGACCCTGGTGCTGGGGCTGGCCGCGCCCTGGGCGATGGGCTGGCACCTGCTGTGGCAGATGCGCAAGCTGGATATCGACGACCCAGACACCTGCCTGCATCTCTTCCGCTCCAACCGCGATGCCGGACTTGTCACTACGCTGTTTCTTGCCGCTGCCGCCCTCGTCTGA
- a CDS encoding OmpA family protein, with amino-acid sequence MRLAPKVLGIQTIGLIAFGLAAALSFLAATWAASAIEDVSATTVRRALTEEGHSWAGVHANGLSITLTGEAPTEATRFRALGTAGSVVDAGRVIDAMTVPDPAAIKAPDFSVEVLRNDDGISLIGLVPASEGRDDIVKHITALARGGTVTDMLETARHPAPEGWDEALDFGLDALADLPRSKISIGAARVAITAITDSAEQKARIEAALRRDVPAGTILTLDISAPRPVITPFTLRFLIDEDGPRFDVCSADTEKARARILAAARAAGAVSVDCTIGMGVPSPAWAEASEAAIAAMAELGAGSVTLSDADVSLIAADSVAQADFDHVVGELETALPEVFSLTAVLTPKPQATANQGPPEFTATLSDEGRVQVRGRLPDALTRSAVENFARARFGIGRVYMATRIDPALPEGWPVRALAALEALDSLAEGNVLVRPDLVRVQGTTGSTETAARIARLLSEKLGEGQEFDIRVRYEPKLDPVLALPTAEECVATIAAVLDEHQIAFEPGSATLSPSARPLLDQIAVTLKDCADYPIEVAGHTDSQGGEEMNLALSEDRAEAVIAALMERRILTGNLHATGYGESRPIARNDTEEGREANRRIEFTLLKDAADPGMPADAPLAEGAEMPDAAERAAPPEAGRPEPRPEDAVAEYPTAG; translated from the coding sequence ATGCGTCTTGCCCCGAAAGTCCTCGGCATCCAAACCATCGGTCTCATCGCCTTCGGGCTGGCTGCAGCGTTGTCCTTTCTTGCCGCGACCTGGGCGGCCTCGGCCATCGAGGATGTCTCGGCCACAACCGTTCGCCGGGCGCTGACCGAAGAGGGGCATTCCTGGGCCGGGGTTCATGCCAACGGGCTCAGCATCACGCTGACCGGCGAGGCACCGACCGAGGCGACGCGCTTTCGCGCGCTTGGCACTGCGGGATCTGTCGTCGATGCCGGCCGGGTGATTGACGCGATGACAGTTCCCGACCCGGCCGCAATCAAGGCCCCGGACTTCTCCGTCGAGGTGCTGCGCAACGATGACGGCATCTCGCTGATCGGCCTCGTTCCTGCCTCGGAGGGGCGCGACGACATCGTGAAGCACATCACCGCGCTCGCCCGCGGCGGCACCGTCACCGACATGCTGGAAACCGCCCGCCATCCCGCGCCCGAAGGCTGGGACGAGGCGCTGGACTTCGGCCTTGATGCGCTGGCCGACCTGCCCCGCTCCAAGATCTCCATCGGCGCGGCCCGGGTGGCGATCACCGCCATCACCGACAGCGCCGAGCAGAAGGCCCGGATCGAGGCCGCCCTGCGCCGCGATGTCCCCGCCGGCACCATCCTGACGCTGGACATCTCGGCCCCGCGCCCAGTCATCACCCCCTTCACGCTGCGCTTCCTGATCGACGAGGATGGCCCGCGCTTTGATGTCTGCTCTGCCGATACCGAAAAGGCCCGTGCCCGCATCCTTGCCGCAGCCCGCGCCGCCGGGGCGGTCAGCGTTGATTGTACCATCGGCATGGGGGTGCCGTCTCCCGCCTGGGCCGAGGCTTCCGAAGCTGCCATCGCCGCGATGGCCGAACTGGGCGCCGGATCTGTCACCCTGTCCGATGCCGATGTGTCGCTGATCGCAGCCGACAGCGTGGCCCAGGCCGATTTCGACCATGTGGTGGGCGAACTGGAAACCGCTCTGCCCGAGGTCTTCTCGCTGACCGCGGTGCTGACGCCCAAGCCGCAGGCCACCGCCAACCAGGGCCCGCCCGAATTCACCGCCACCCTTTCGGACGAGGGCCGCGTTCAGGTCCGCGGTCGTCTGCCCGACGCGCTGACCCGCAGCGCCGTGGAAAACTTCGCACGGGCCCGCTTCGGCATCGGCAGGGTCTACATGGCAACCCGCATCGACCCGGCCCTGCCCGAAGGCTGGCCCGTGCGCGCGCTGGCCGCGCTCGAGGCGCTGGATTCGCTGGCCGAGGGCAATGTACTGGTACGCCCCGATCTGGTGCGCGTGCAGGGCACGACCGGCAGTACCGAAACCGCCGCCCGCATCGCGCGCCTTCTGTCCGAGAAGCTGGGCGAGGGCCAGGAATTCGACATCCGCGTGCGCTATGAACCCAAGCTGGACCCGGTTCTGGCGCTGCCCACCGCCGAGGAATGCGTCGCAACGATTGCCGCCGTGCTGGACGAACACCAGATCGCCTTCGAACCCGGCTCGGCCACGCTCTCGCCCTCCGCCCGCCCGCTGCTGGACCAGATCGCCGTGACGCTGAAGGACTGCGCCGACTACCCGATCGAGGTTGCCGGCCATACCGACAGCCAGGGCGGCGAGGAGATGAACCTCGCCCTGTCCGAAGATCGCGCCGAGGCGGTCATCGCCGCGCTGATGGAGCGGCGGATCCTGACCGGAAACCTGCACGCCACTGGCTATGGCGAAAGCCGCCCGATCGCCCGCAACGATACCGAAGAGGGCCGCGAGGCAAACCGGCGGATCGAGTTCACCCTGCTGAAGGACGCGGCAGATCCCGGAATGCCCGCAGATGCGCCGCTGGCAGAGGGCGCCGAGATGCCCGACGCCGCAGAGCGTGCAGCGCCCCCCGAGGCCGGCCGGCCGGAACCCCGCCCGGAGGATGCGGTGGCCGAGTATCCGACAGCGGGATGA